Genomic segment of Sphingopyxis lindanitolerans:
GCGACGACCACCCCGCAGACCGCCGACCCGGCCTATAAGCTCGCCTTTCAGGACAATGAGTTCCTGCTGCGCGAGGATCTGCGCCCGGTGCGCTTTCAGCTCGAGCTGCTCAAGCCCGAGTTGCTGCTCGACGAAGCGAAGATCGAATCGACATTGGTCATCTATGGCTCGGCGCGCATTCCCGAGCCCGAGGCGGCCAACGGGCTCGAGACCGCGGCGACCGACGATGTCCAGCGCAACATCGCCCGCCACCTCAAGGCCAAGGCCAAATATTATGACGAGGCACGCAAGCTTGCCCGGCTCGCGAGCCAGGTGCCGTGCGACGAGGATGGCTGCCGCCATTTCGTCGTCTGCTCGGGTGGCGGCCCGTCGATCATGGAGGCCGCGAACCGCGGCGCCGCCGACGAGGATCGCGAATCGATCGGCCTCAACATCGTGCTGCCGCATGAGCAGGCGCCGAACCGCTATGTGACCCCGTCGCTGAGCTTTCAGTTCCACTATTTCGCGCTTCGCAAGATGCACTTCCTGCTCCGCGCGCGCGCGGTCGCGGTCTTTCCGGGCGGTTTCGGCACCTTCGACGAGATGTTCGAGCTGTTGACGCTGATTCAGACCGGCAAGATCAAGCCGATCCCGATCGTGCTGTTCGGCAAGGCGTTCTGGAACCGCGTCGTCAATTTCGAAGCGCTGGTCGAGGAAGGCGTCGTCAGCGCCCGCGACCTGGGCCTGTTCCAGTTCGTCGAGACCGCGGAGGAGGCCTGGGGGATCATCCAGGATTTCTACGCGAACAGCGAGCAGCATTGATGGCTATCGCGCCCGCGTAGGCGGGGTCGATGGGTTATTTCTGCGCTTTCAGATACAGGATCAGCGCCTTGCGGTCGGCGGCGTCGATGATGCCGGCGAAGGCCATACGGGTGCCGGGAAGCGCCTTCATCGGTGCGGTGAGGAAATGGTCCAGCGCGGACTCGTCCCAAACGCCGCCCTTGGCCTTCATCGCCCCCGAATAGGAAAAGCCCGCGTGCGATGCGACCGCGCGGCCGACGATGCCGTGGAGGTTCGGGCCGATGCCGTTGGCGCCGCCCGAATCGATCGTATGGCAGGCGGCGCAGCGCTTGAACACTTGTTCGCCCATTGCGGCGGTCGGTTCGATCGTCGGCGCCGGAGTCTCGGCGACTGGCATGTCTCCGGCGGCAGGTTCGGCCGGTTGTTCGGCCTTGCCGCAGCCGACGAGCATCAGCGCGCCCGCCAAGATGACGGGCGTGAGGCGCATTATTTCTTGGCTTCGGCCGGAGCCGGGGCCGCGCCTTCGGCGGCGGGCGCAGCGGCGCCTTCTTCGGCAGCCGGAGCGGCCGCCTTGTCGCCTTCGGCCGGAGCGGCGGCGTCACCCGCGGGCGCAGCCTCGGGCTTCGGCAGCGGCAGGTTCGAACCCTGCGCGTTGAGATAGACGATCAAATTGGCGCGATCTTCGGGGCTCGACAGGCCGGCGAACGACATCTTGGTGCCGGCCGCGAACTTGCGCGGGCTGGTCAGCCAATGGTCCATCTTGTCGAAGTCCCAGTTGCCGCCGACATTCTTGAGCGCGTCGGAGAAGGCGAAGCCCGCCTTGCCCTGGCCGATCGCTTCACCCATCGTGCCATAAAGATTGGGACCGATGCCGTTGGCGCCGCCCGAATTGATCGTGTGACATGCGGCGCATTTGGCGAACACCGTCTCGCCCTTCGCGGCGTCGGCCGCGGCGAGCAGGTTGGGAAGCGGAACGGCCGCCGCCGCGCCGCCGCCGCCGCTCGCCGTATCCTCGATCGGAAAGCCCGGCTTTTCGGGATTATGGCTGGCGAACAACATGCCCGAGCCGATGGTCAGGCCCAGCGCGCAGATACCGGCGAACAGCACCCAGCCGGCAATAGTGTTGTTGCGATTGTCCATGCTTGCAGCCCCGTTCGCTAACGCCCGCCCATGGGCGCATCTATGATTTGGACGCTCCCTTACTGGGGCCAGGAGCGCGGCGCAAGGGGATGAAATGCGAAGCCGCGCCGGTTGCGTGCGAAGGGCGCTGCCGCTATGCGCCGCGGTTCTGGCGCGGGAAGGCGATCATGGGCAGTTATTCGGCTTCGGCACAAGCATTGGTGGACGGCATGAAGGCGGCGGCGCTCGCCGATCCGGCGCGCGGCCTGGCCTTTCAGGGCGCCCCCGGCGCGAACAGCGACCTTGCCGCGCGCGAATATGACGCGAACTCGCTGCCACTGCCCTGCTATTCGTTCGAGGACGCGATCGACGCGGTGCGCGATGGCCGCGTCGACCGCGCGATCATCCCGATCGAGAACAGCCTGCACGGCCGCGTCGCCGACATCCATTTCCTGCTCCCCGAATCCGGCCTTTATATCGTCGGCGAGCATTTCCTGCCGATCCGCTATGGCCTGATGAGCCGCGACCTCGGCCCCGTCACCCGCGCGATGAGCCACGAACAGGCGCTCGGCCAGTGCCGCCTGTGGCTGCGCGCGAACAATATCTCGCCGGTTGCGCACAGCGACACCGCGGGCGCGGCCGCGTGGGTCGCCGATAGCGACGAGGTCGGCCTGGCGGCACTTGCGCCGCCGCACGCGGCCAAGCTTTACGGGCTGACGCTGCACGGCACCGGCATGGAAGACGCCGACCATAATATGACCCGCTTCGTCGTCCTCGCGCGCGAACCCATGGCCGATTTCAGCGAAATCGACGCGCTGATGACGACCTTCGTCTTCGAGGTGAAGAATATCCCCGCCGCGCTCTACAAGGCGCTCGGCGGCTTTGCGACCAACGGCGTCAACATGACCAAGCTCGAAAGCTATCAGGTCGGCGGCAGCTTTGCGGCGACCAAATTCTATGCCGACATCGTCGGCGCGCCCGGCGACGAACGTGTCGACCGCGCGCTCGAAGAGCTGGATTTCCAGACCAAGTCGCTGTCGCTGCTCGGCACCTATCCGCAGGCGCGGCTGCGGCCCTAACGCCCGCGTCGGCGGAGCATGTGCGCCATGGCGTAGCTCTGGACGACGAAGATCGTCACGAGGATGCTCGAGACGACGAGCGCGAACAGATCGAAGGGCGAGAAATTGGTTCCGCCGATGTCGCCCGGACCGACGAGGGCCATGGTGACGGTCATCGCCATCAGCATCAGGCGAAGCTCGGTCGGCCCGCCCGCCATGTAGGAAAGGCGGAATTCGCCGACGACTTTCGCGGCGAGGAAAGTGTGGATCGACAGCAGGAAATAGCCGATCACCGCCATCAGTGCGACGTCGAGCCGCATATAAGGGCTGGCGCCGATCGCTCCGACCATCAGCAGCGTCCCGACCGCGTCGATGCTGTGATCGACGAAATAGCCATAGCTCGGCCGCTCGATCCGCCGCCAGCGCGCGAGGCTGCCGTCCAGCGAGTCGCCGAACCAGTTGACGATATAACCGACAAGGCAAAGCCCCAGCCATTCGTCGTCGATCCAGCTCAGCATATAGCCAGCGGCGACGATGACCGCGCCGAGGAAACCGAGCGCGGTGAGCTGGTCGGGAGTGGCCCAGGCGGGCAGGCGGGGGCAAATCCAGTTGAGCAGGCGGCGTTCGTGGCGCGCGAGGAAATTTTGCTGAATGCGGGTCGGCGCGCCGGCCGCCGGGGGGATCGTCATGAAAGCCTTTCGTCGCCGCTGTCGCAAAAGTGCCGGCGGGATGTCATGGCGCTGTCATAGACCAAAGGTGCGGAGCCGCAAAGACCACCTGCCGCCGATCGCGCATCGTGGCGACGGCTTGCGGCCAAAGTGGCGCGTTTCGGCGATTGGCAGTCCCGGCGCGGCCCGATAGTCTGCACCGCGAATGAAGAGGGACTCTGGGGGACGGAGCATGGCGGACGTTTCGATGGCGCAGATCGCGCGGCGCGGAGTCGGCGGGTTGTTCGACGCGCGAGGGCGCGACGACCGGATGCAATATTGGCTTTTCCTGATCCTTGTTTTCGGCCCCCTCGTCGTTCTGCAATTCATCATCCAGTTCGCCCTGACCATCCCGCCGCTTGATCTGGTCATGGCGACCCGTCCGGGGGTTCCGGCGGCCGGCGCGCCATTCCTGCAGCATCAGTTTCGCGCGATGGTGACCGTGACCTATGCGAGCCTCGGGCTCCATCTGCTCGGCGCATTGCTGCTGCTGACCGCGACGGCGCGGCGCCTGCACGATCGTGGCCGCGGGGGCTGGTGGGCGCTGGCTTTGCCGGGAGCGGTGTTCGCGACCGGGCTGGGGCAAGCGCGGCGCATGGCGGAGATGGCGGAACGGATGCCGCAAATCCTGGCCGAGATCGAGAAGAAGGTTCGGCCCGATTTCGCCGACCTCTTGTCCTTCCCGGCGAAGATGCAGGCGTCGGCCGAGCCCGACTGGCCCTCCGTCCTTGGCGGGCTGATCCTGCTCTGGCTCGTCATCGAACTGGTGCGCGCGGGGACCGCGGGGCCGAACCGCTATGGGCCGCCGCAGCGCTGATCCCCTATTCCTGCCAGGGGCCGATTTCGCCGACTTCGCCGATCATGCGGAAGCGGACGCCGTCATCGACCCACGCGACCTCCCACATCGGCGCCGGCCGCCCCCATTCGCCGATCACGAACAGCGGCAGCCTGTTCGCGGCGACGAAGGCAAGGTCGTCGGCGGTGGGGCCGGGAACGACCGTTTCCGAGCGCTGGTGCAGCCGCACGACGGCAAGCGTACCCTTTGGCGGCGCGGGCAGCGACTGGCGCACCGGAAAGCCGAGGCTCGCCGTGACGACGGGATAGCCCTTGCCGTCACGGCCGAGCAGCAACAGCTTGTCGGCGCTGGCATAGGGGCCGCCGACCGGGCGTCCCGCGACCTTGCGCCCCGCGACCGCGGCATATTCGCGCACGTCGGTATCGGCGATCGCGGGGGGCGCGATTTCGGTTTCGGCCGTTGGCGCGGGAGCGGGCGCGACCGGATCGGCGGCGAGCGCCGCCGCGAGCAGCAGCGCCGCGATCAATGCGCTTCGCCCCAGCTCTTGCCGATGCCGACCTCGACTTCGAGCGCGACCGACAGCGTCAGCGCCGGTTCGGCGGCCCCCGCCATCACCCGGCGGATGACCTCGCCCGCGGCTTTCGCCTTGTCTTCGGGCGCTTCGAAGACGAGTTCGTCGTGGACCTGGAGCAGCATCCTGACATCGCCGAGCCCGGCATCGTCGAGCGCTTTGGGCATCCGCGCCATCGCGCGCTTGATGAGGTCGGCGCTGGTGCCCTGGATCGGGGCGTTGATCGCGGCGCGTTCGCTGCCGGCGCGCTCGTTCTGGCTCGCCGCCTTGATGCGCGGAAACCAGGTTTTTCGTCCGAACAGCGTCTCGGTATAGCCGCGCGCGCGCACCGTCTCGAGCGTGTCGGTGATATAGTCGCTGATGCCGGGAAAGCGCTCGAAGTAGCGACTGATCAGCGCCTGCGCCTCATCGGGCGTCACTTCGAGGCGGCCGGCAAGACCCCAGCGCGAAATGCCGTAGAGGATCGAGAAATTCACCGTCTTTGCCTTGCCGCGCGTGTCGCGGTTGACCTCGCCGAACAATTCGATCGCGGTCGCGGCGTGAATATCCTGACCCTGCGCGAACGCCTGTTTGAGTTCGGGAACGTCGGCCATATGCGCCGCGAGGCGGAGTTCGATCTGGCTATAGTCGGCGGCGATCAGCACATGGCCGGGCGCGGCGATGAAGGCGTCGCGAATCTGGCGGCCGGTTTCGGTGCGGATCGGGATATTCTGCAAATTCGGATCGGTCGACGACAGTCGCCCGGTCTGCGCGCCGACGAGGCTGTAGCTGGTGTGGACGCGGCCGGTCTTGGCATTGATCTGTTGCTGCAAGGCGTCGGTGTAGGTCGACTTGAGCTTGGCGAGCTGACGCCATTCCAAAATCTTGCGCGCGATCGGCACGCCGTCGCGTTCGAGGCGTTCGAGTTCGTTCTGGTCGGTCGACCAGTCGCCCGATTTGCCCTTGCGGCCACCCTTCAACCCCAGCTTGTCGAACAGGATTTCGCCGAGTTGTTTCGGGCTGCCGATCGCGAAGGGCTGGCCTGCCAGTGCATGAATCTCGCCCTCCATCCGCAGCATCTCGCCCGCAAATTCGCCCGACAGCCGCGCGAGATAGTCGCGGTTCACCATGATGCCTGCGCGTTCCATTCGCTCGACGACCGCCGCCAGCGGGCGATCGACCATCTCGTAGACGCGCGTCCCGCCTTCGATAGGTAGCCGCAGTTTGAGCAGCTTCCAGAGCCGCCACGCGACTTCGGCATCTTCGGCGGCATATTCGGTGGCGCGGTCGAGTTGCACCTCGGCAAAGCTGATCTGCGCCTTGCCGGTGCCGCACATCTCCTTGAAGGTCAGGCAGACATGGTCGAGGTGGAGCTTTGCCAGTTCGTCGAGCCCGTGCTGATGCTTGCCCGCGTCGAGCGCGAAGCTCATCACCAACGTGTCGTCATAGGGCGCGATGGTCAGCCCGTGCTGCGCGAGCACGCCGATGTCATATTTGAGATTATGCCCGACCTTGAGCACCGCATCGTCGGAGAACAGCGGCGCGAGCCGGTCGAGCGCGTCGCGCATCGGAATCTGCTCTGGCTTTTCGGCGAACATGTCGGTGCCGCCGTGGCCGAGCGGGATGTAGCAGGCCTGGCCTGCGCCGGTCGACAGGCTGACCCCGACGAGGTCGCCGGTGACGCTGTCGAGGCTCGCGGTTTCGGTATCGACCGCGACGACATGCGCGGTGCGCGCCGCCTCGATCCAGCGGTCGAGTGCTTCGATCGTCGTCACCGTTTCGTAGAGTGATCGGTCGATCGGCGGCATCGCGGGCAGCGTCGGTGTCGAGGGCGCAGCGGGCGCTGCGGTCGGGGCGGCGCCGGGACGCGGCAGCGTCGGCGGGCCGCCGGGTGTCACGCCGCCGTCGAGCTTTGCCGACAGCGAGCGAAAACCATGCTCGTCGAGGAACAGCTTGAGCGGTGCGGGTGGAATCGCGCCGAGTTTCAGCGTGTCGAGCGCATCGGGCAGCGCGATATCGCGTTTCAGGTCGACCAGGACGCGCGACAATTCGGCCATCGCGCGATGCTCGATCAGATTGTCGCGCAGCTTGCTGGCCTTCATCGTCTCGGCGCCGTCGAGCGCGGCGGTCAGATTGCCATATTCCTGGATGAGCTTGGTCGCGGTCTTCGGCCCGACCCCGCGCACGCCGGGGACATTGTCGACGCTGTCGCCCATCAGCGCGAGCACGTCGCCGACGAGATCGGGGGTGACCCCGAATTTCTCGTTCACCGCCTCCAGCCCCATGCGGACATTCTTCATCGTGTCGAGCATATCGACCTGCGGCGCGTCGCCCGCCGGCTCGCGGATGAGCTGCATCAGATCCTTGTCGGACGAGACAATCGTGACGTCCCAGCCTTCGCGCACCGCGGCCTCGGCATAGCTTGCGATCAGATCGTCGGCCTCGAACCCTTCCATCTCGATGCACGGCAGGGAAAAGGCGCGCGTCGCGTCGCGGATCAGCGGGAATTGCGGGCGCAGATCCTCGGGCGGCTCGGGCCGATTCGCCTTATATTGATCATAGATGTCGTTGCGGAACGAGTGGCTGCTATGGTCGAGGATGACGGCGAGGTGCGTCGGCCCGTCGGCATCGTGCAGATCCTTCGCCAGCTTCCAGAGCATGGTGGTATAGCCATAGACCGCGCCGACGGGCACCCCGTTCGGGTTCGTCAGCGGCGGCAGGCGGTGGTAGGCGCGGAAGATGTAGCTGGAGCCATCGACCAGATAGAGATGATTCTTCTCGGACATGGGGCGGGGTGTAGCAGGGCGCCGCCGCGCTAGCGATAGGCGATGGACAGCTTTGCGGCGGCGGTCATCGGGGCCAGTCGGCGGTGTCGTGATCGGGGTGTTGATGGTTGCTCGCGGCGATCCGTTCGGCGGCGCCGGGCATCGTCTCTTCGGTCGTACCGTCCTGTGGAAGCGCGACGATGGTGTCGAACCAGGGCATCCGGCCCTCGATGCCGAACTGCATCTTGGGCGGAAAACGTGCCGGATCGTCGAGCGAGCCGGTCGTGACGCTCAGGTGCTCGCTCTCCAGATAGTCGTAATAGAGCGGTGTCCCGCATGTCGAACAAAAGCCGCGCTCGACCGGATCGGAGCTTTTGAAGACCGCGGGCGCGCCGCGCGTCCAGGTCAATGCGTCGCGCGGGATGCCGACCAGCGCCGCGAAATAACTCCCCGCCGCCTTCTGGCACATGCGGCAATGGCAGATGTGCGAGGTGTCGAGCATCGCGGTCGCCCGATAGCGCACCGCGCCGCACTGACAGCCGCCCGAGGCCTGGGTTTCGATCCTGTTCTGAGTGGAACTCATGACAACCCCGCCAACCCGTTGGGGCGAAGCGCCCGCGTGATCAGAGCGAGAGCTTCGCCTTCGAAATTTCGATCATCGTTTTACGACCACGCGGCAGCGCGGATAGCATCTGCGGCATTTTCGCTGTACCCGCTGCCAATCGCGACCGCAAACAAGATTGCGCCGAGCGCGGCAATGCCTCGATCTATCTCGTTCATCAACGTTGACGGATTCGCGGCCTGTCAGTGTAGCGCTTCCTTTGCGTGCGGAAAGAATCATCAAGTCTGCGACGCCCCGAAGCGGACGAAGCTCCTCTTGTTGCCTTCGGGGTCGCGGGCGTAGGCGCCATAGAAATCGGGACCATAGAGCGGGCGCGGACCGGGAGCGCCCTCATCGGTCCCACCATGCGACAGCGCGGCGGCGTGGGCGGCGTCGACGGCCGTCTCGCTGTCGCACAGGAAACCGGGCATGATGCCGTTCCCCGCCGTCGCGGGCTGTCCGTCCTGCGGTTTTCCGATCCAGATGCGACGCTCGTCGCGCATCACATAGCAACAGGCCTGATCGCCATATTCGACCTCTAGCCGGCCGCCGAGATGCGGCATGATGGCGTCATAATAGCGCCGCGACCGCGCCATATCGTTGGTGCCGATGGTGATATAGGCGATGGACATGCCTCACTCCCACTCGATCGTCCCCGGCGGTTTCGACGTATAATCGTACACCACGCGGTTGATGCCCTCGACCTCGTTGATGATCCGCGTCGCGCAGCGGGACAGGAAGCTTGCGTCGAAGGGGTAGATGTCGGCGGTCATGCCGTCGGTCGAGGTCACGGCGCGCAGCGCGCAGACATGGTCGTAGGTGCGCCCGTCGCCCATCACGCCGACGGTTTTCACGGGCAGCAAGACCGCGAACGCCTGCCAGATCGCGTCGTAGAGCCCGGCATTACGAATCTCTTCGAGATAGACGGCATCGGCCTTGCGGAGGATGTCGCAGCGGTCCTTCGACACTTCGCCCGGAATGCGGATCGCGAGGCCGGGGCCGGGGAAGGGGTGACGGCCGACGAAGATGTCGGGGAGGCCGAGTTCCTTGCCGAGCAGGCGAACCTCGTCCTTGAACAGTTCGCGTAAGGGTTCGACGAGCTCCATGTTCATGCGTTCGGGGAGGCCGCCGACATTATGGTGGCTTTTGATCGTCACGCTCGGCCCGCCGGTGAACGACACGCTTTCAATCACGTCGGGATAGAGCGTGCCCTGTGCAAGGAAATCGGCGCCGCCGATCTTCTTCGCTTCCTCCTCGAACACATTGATGAATTCGCCGCCGATGAACTTGCGCTTCTTCTCGGGGTCGGTGACTCCCGCGAGGCCGCTCATGAAGCGCTCCTCGGCATCGACGACGACGAGCGGGATGTTGTAATGGTCGCGGAACAGGCGCTCGACCTGCTCACGCTCGTTCATGCGCAGCAGGCCGTGATCGACGAAGACGCAGGTGAGTTGCTCGCCGATCGCCTCGTGGATCAGCACCGCGGCGACCGCGCTGTCGACGCCGCCCGACAGGCCGCAGAGCACGCGCTGGTCGCCGACCTGGGCGCGGATCTCGGCGATTTTTGTCGCGCGGAATTCGGCCATCGTCCAGTCGCCCGAGCAGCCGCAGACATGGCGCACGAAATTGGCGATCAGCTTGCCGCCGTCGGGGGTGTGGACGACCTCGGGGTGGAACTGGGTGCCATAATAGCGGCGCTCGTCGTCGGCGATCAGCGCGAAGGGCGCGCCGTCGCTGATCGCGACGATGCGGAAGCCGGGGGCGAATTCGGTGACGCGGTCGCCGTGGCTCATCCACACCTGATGGCGTGACCCGACCTCCCACAGGCCGTCGAACAGCACGCAAGGTTCGGTGACGGTCAGGAAGGCGCGGCCGAATTCGCCGTCGCGCGTCCCGTCGGCGCCGCCGGGTTCGACCTGTCCGCCGAGTTGCTGGCTCATCACCTGCTGCCCGTAACAGATGCCGAGGATCGGCAGGCCGCTGTCGAAGATCGACTGTGGCGCGCGCGGGCTGCCCGTCGCGGGGACCGACGCCGGCGAGCCCGAAAGGATCACGCCCTTGGGCTGCATCCGTTCGAGCGCGGCTTCGGCGGCGTTGAACGGGACGATCTCGCTATAGACCCCCGCTTCGCGGACGCGGCGGGCGATGAGCTGGGTCACCTGACTGCCGAAATCGACGATCAGGATGGATTCGGCCAGAGCGGCTTGGGAGCGGGCGGCGGTGTCTGGAGTCGGCATGGCTGGCCGATAAAGTGGCGCGGTCCTGCTGTCCAGCGGTCGATATCCACCGTTGGTGGAACAGCGGTGATCCCGACACATTGTTGCGACAATTGCGACATAGATGAACCGCGAACAAAGAGCGGCGTCAGCGGGCGTTAAGCCCCGTCCTGCAAAGAAAAACGAAGATAAAAAGAAACAAGGTTCTCTCCTTATGAATAATGATCGCCTTCTCATTTCGACGCGCGCCGTCTTGCTGGCGGCGGGAGCGTCGCTGGCGCTGCCGGCGATGGCCGATATTCCGATCGGCCCCCCTGCTGTCGCGGCGGTGGCCGAACAGCCCGCTGATCCCGCCGTGGCGGCGTTCCAGGATAGTGAGGATGCCTACGACGATTATAGCGGGAACGAGATCATCGTCACCGCGCCGCGCCTCGCGGGGCAACTCGACACCGAGATCAAGGCCGAGGCCGAACTCGATGAGGCGGCGATCGCCAGCTATGGCGTGTCGAACGTCTCCGAACTGCTCGACGCGCTGGCGCCGCAGACGCGGTCGGGGCGCGGACGCGGCAGCGGCCGTCCGATCATTCTCGTCAACGGCCGACGCATCGGCGGCTTCGGCGAAGTCCGCAACCTGCCGCCCGAAGCGATTGCGAAGGTCGAGATATTCCCCGAAGAGGTCGCGCTCCAATATGGCTATGCCGCGACCGACCGCGTCGTGAACCTTGTCCTCAAGCCCAATTTTCGCCAGCTCTCGGTCGAGGCCGAGGGCGGCGTTCCGACGCAGGGCGGACGGTTCCAGAGCGAGATCGAGCCAAGCTTCGTCGCGATCGGCGAAAAAGGCCGGATCAACCTGAACGGTGGGTGGGCGCATAATAGCATGCTCCTCGAACGCGAACGGAACCTGGGCGATACCGGCCGCAGCCTGCTTCCCGCATCGGATGCCTATTCGATCGACGGGACGATCCAGCGCAGCCTGAACAAGGTCACCGACGCCTCGCTCAACCTGCGTCTCGACCAGACCGACAGCCTGTCGCTGCTTGGCCCCGGCGCGGGCGGAGTGACCGATCCGCTCGAACGCGACAGCCGCAGCCGCAATCTGACCTCGACCGCCAGCGTCAACGGCATGCTCGGCGATTGGCGCTGGTCGCTGTCGGGCAATTATGCCGATGCCGATCAGCGCACCTTCACCGACCGCATCGGCGGCGGACGCGACCGATTCGACAGCAGCCAGCAGACCTTCGGCGGCAGCGCCAACCTGTCGGGGAGCGTTATCGAGGGCTGGGCGGGGCCGATCCGTCTGTCGATGACCGGCAGCTATTCGGGAATCCGCTACGACAGCCAGTCCGACCGCTTCGGCATCGTGACGACGAGCGACCTTGCCCGCGATCTGCCGGGCGTGTTCGGTTCGCTGACCGTTCCGTTGCTCGATCCCGATTATAATGTCGGCAAGATCGGCCGGGTGTCGCTGACTCTGAGCGGAGAGGTCCAGAACCCGAGCGATTTTGCATCGCTGAAAAGCTGGGGTGCCAACCTCAATTGGGGAGTCACCAAAAATCTGTCGGTGATCGCGAGTTTCAACCGCGACGAAGCCGCGCCCGGCATCCAGCAACTCGGCGCGGCGCCTCTCGTGACCCCCGCGGTCACCTATTACGACTTTGCGACCGGGCAGACGGTACAGATCACGACGACCACCGGCGGCAATCCCTTCCTGCTCGCCGAACAGCATCGCGATTTCAAGCTAGGGCTCAACTGGTCGCCGCCGATGATCGACGGGCTCCGGCTCTCTATCAATTACAACAGCAACAAGAGCTATGACACCGCGAACGCCTTTCCGCTGCTGACGCCCGAGATCGAGGCGGCCTTTCCCGACCGCGTGACGCGCGACGCCAATGGCGTGCTGGTCGCGCTCGATCAGCGGCCGGTCAATTTCGATCGCGCCGAAAATTCGCAGATTCGCTGGGGCTTCAACTTCGGGAAGAGCTTTGCCCAGCCGAAGCAGGACGGGTCGCAGGGCGGTGAAGGCGGTCCCCAGCGCGACGGCGCGCGCGGGCCGCGCGGTCAGGGCGGCGCCGGCCGCAGTGGTGGCCGCGGTCGCGGCGGCCCCGGCGGCATGCTCGGCGGGCCGCAGGGCGGCCGCTGGCAAGTGTCGCTCTATCATACGATCAAACTGACCGACACGGTGTTCATCCGCCCAGGCGTACCCGAACTCGACCTGCTGAACGGATCGGCGACCGGCAATGGCGGTGGCAGCAATCGCAATCTCGTCGAACTCGACGGCGGCGTCTTCTACAAGGGGATGGGCGCGCGCGTCAGCGCCAAATATGACAGCGGCAGCACCGTTGTCGGCGGCAGCGCGGGCGACCTCAAATTCGGTGACCTGGCGACCTTCAACCTGCGTTTCTTCATGGATTTCAACCAACAGCCAAAGATGACCAAGTCGCTGCCGTTCCTGAAGAATTCGCGCCTGCGCCTGTCGGTCGATAATCTGTTCGATGCCCAGCGCAAGATCACCGACGCCAACGGCATCGTGCCGATCAACTATCAGCCCGGCTACACCGACCCGCTCGGCCGCTATATCGAACTGGAATGGCGCAAGTCCTTCTAGGCGGGATAGGGTGCGCCCGACGGAGTGATCGCCGCGGGCTCGGCCGACACGAAGGTCAGCGCGCTCAGAAATTGCGCGGTGCAGGCGGTCCAGTTGTAGCGCGCGCCGAGCGCGGCGGCGGCGGCGCGGTCGCAGGTCAGCGCGGCCGCGATCGCACCGTCCAGATTCTCGTCGAGCGCACCCGCGCCATCGCGCACGATGTCGCCCGGTCCGGGCACCGGATAGGCGGCGACCGGGGTGCCGCACGACAGGGCCTCGATGACGACGAGGCCAAAGGTGTCGGTGCGGCTGGGAAAGACGAAGACGTCCGCCCCCGCATA
This window contains:
- a CDS encoding c-type cytochrome; this encodes MDNRNNTIAGWVLFAGICALGLTIGSGMLFASHNPEKPGFPIEDTASGGGGAAAAVPLPNLLAAADAAKGETVFAKCAACHTINSGGANGIGPNLYGTMGEAIGQGKAGFAFSDALKNVGGNWDFDKMDHWLTSPRKFAAGTKMSFAGLSSPEDRANLIVYLNAQGSNLPLPKPEAAPAGDAAAPAEGDKAAAPAAEEGAAAPAAEGAAPAPAEAKK
- a CDS encoding c-type cytochrome, coding for MRLTPVILAGALMLVGCGKAEQPAEPAAGDMPVAETPAPTIEPTAAMGEQVFKRCAACHTIDSGGANGIGPNLHGIVGRAVASHAGFSYSGAMKAKGGVWDESALDHFLTAPMKALPGTRMAFAGIIDAADRKALILYLKAQK
- a CDS encoding LOG family protein, with protein sequence MAKDKQPHRSRFHKAKDDAQFAQQATTTPQTADPAYKLAFQDNEFLLREDLRPVRFQLELLKPELLLDEAKIESTLVIYGSARIPEPEAANGLETAATDDVQRNIARHLKAKAKYYDEARKLARLASQVPCDEDGCRHFVVCSGGGPSIMEAANRGAADEDRESIGLNIVLPHEQAPNRYVTPSLSFQFHYFALRKMHFLLRARAVAVFPGGFGTFDEMFELLTLIQTGKIKPIPIVLFGKAFWNRVVNFEALVEEGVVSARDLGLFQFVETAEEAWGIIQDFYANSEQH
- a CDS encoding CDP-alcohol phosphatidyltransferase family protein; the encoded protein is MTIPPAAGAPTRIQQNFLARHERRLLNWICPRLPAWATPDQLTALGFLGAVIVAAGYMLSWIDDEWLGLCLVGYIVNWFGDSLDGSLARWRRIERPSYGYFVDHSIDAVGTLLMVGAIGASPYMRLDVALMAVIGYFLLSIHTFLAAKVVGEFRLSYMAGGPTELRLMLMAMTVTMALVGPGDIGGTNFSPFDLFALVVSSILVTIFVVQSYAMAHMLRRRGR
- a CDS encoding prephenate dehydratase gives rise to the protein MGSYSASAQALVDGMKAAALADPARGLAFQGAPGANSDLAAREYDANSLPLPCYSFEDAIDAVRDGRVDRAIIPIENSLHGRVADIHFLLPESGLYIVGEHFLPIRYGLMSRDLGPVTRAMSHEQALGQCRLWLRANNISPVAHSDTAGAAAWVADSDEVGLAALAPPHAAKLYGLTLHGTGMEDADHNMTRFVVLAREPMADFSEIDALMTTFVFEVKNIPAALYKALGGFATNGVNMTKLESYQVGGSFAATKFYADIVGAPGDERVDRALEELDFQTKSLSLLGTYPQARLRP
- a CDS encoding DUF805 domain-containing protein → MADVSMAQIARRGVGGLFDARGRDDRMQYWLFLILVFGPLVVLQFIIQFALTIPPLDLVMATRPGVPAAGAPFLQHQFRAMVTVTYASLGLHLLGALLLLTATARRLHDRGRGGWWALALPGAVFATGLGQARRMAEMAERMPQILAEIEKKVRPDFADLLSFPAKMQASAEPDWPSVLGGLILLWLVIELVRAGTAGPNRYGPPQR